The Sphaerospermopsis torques-reginae ITEP-024 genome has a window encoding:
- a CDS encoding hemolysin family protein, translating into MLQLVITVFVLLLGSALCSATETALLSVPTLRVRQLAEFKKPAAVALLAIRENMNRPIATIVILNNIFNIIGSIITGNIATQVLGNRWLGVFSGILTFLIIIFGEIIPKTIGERYSEQIAILTAIPVTGISLAFTPLVWILENVTAPFSQGIKRPTTNEAEIKLLANIGQQEGIIQSDEAEMIQRVFRLNDVTASDLMTPQIMMTYIRGNVTLEEAKADIIASQHTRIIVIDESIDQVMGFALKQSLLTAMVEGSGEQKIADLARKVRFVPEIIRADKLLKNFIESHEHLAVVVDEYGCVAGVITLEDVLEVITGEIVDETDKTVDLQEIARKKRAKMLQSINTLYVKEKPDNYDLKIGNTN; encoded by the coding sequence ATGTTACAGCTAGTAATTACTGTTTTTGTACTGCTTTTAGGTTCAGCATTGTGTTCTGCTACAGAAACGGCGCTGTTATCTGTTCCAACATTGAGAGTTCGACAATTAGCGGAATTTAAAAAACCCGCCGCAGTTGCACTTCTAGCGATTCGTGAAAACATGAATCGGCCTATTGCCACAATAGTAATCCTCAATAATATTTTCAATATTATTGGAAGTATTATCACAGGTAATATTGCAACTCAAGTATTAGGAAATAGGTGGCTTGGTGTATTTTCGGGAATATTAACTTTTCTGATTATTATTTTTGGAGAAATTATACCCAAGACAATTGGTGAGAGATATTCTGAACAAATTGCTATACTCACAGCCATACCTGTAACGGGAATTTCTCTGGCTTTTACACCCTTAGTTTGGATTTTAGAAAATGTCACTGCACCTTTTTCTCAAGGGATAAAAAGACCAACAACCAACGAAGCAGAAATCAAATTATTAGCAAATATTGGTCAACAAGAAGGTATAATCCAAAGTGATGAAGCAGAAATGATTCAGAGGGTGTTCAGATTAAATGATGTGACAGCATCTGATTTAATGACACCCCAGATCATGATGACATATATACGTGGTAATGTTACCTTGGAAGAGGCTAAAGCAGATATTATTGCTTCCCAACATACCCGAATTATTGTTATTGATGAATCTATTGATCAAGTGATGGGATTTGCTTTAAAACAGAGTTTACTTACAGCAATGGTGGAAGGAAGTGGTGAACAAAAAATTGCTGATTTAGCTAGAAAAGTGCGCTTTGTTCCTGAGATCATTCGTGCTGACAAACTGCTCAAAAATTTTATAGAATCCCATGAACATCTAGCAGTGGTAGTAGATGAATATGGATGTGTTGCTGGTGTGATTACTTTGGAAGATGTGCTAGAGGTAATAACTGGTGAAATTGTAGATGAGACTGATAAAACCGTCGATTTACAAGAAATTGCTAGGAAGAAACGAGCAAAAATGTTGCAGTCTATCAATACTCTTTATGTTAAGGAAAAACCTGATAACTATGATCTAAAAATAGGAAACACAAATTAA
- a CDS encoding PP2C family protein-serine/threonine phosphatase, with translation MIRCVSPDLEDEYYPEAEIITNTSNQKLLLLTYLPHENQTLETWLQTEHTLEESLLITSQICQLFRYLHQRQWCIINIMPQFMQIGKPIEFFDLTSAYPVGENLNSGLMGNYCAPELAYCKYPIQETMSSYTVAALLYHIIHHQNLPNDPTIEIQINPIPHLYQILKICLSPIPEERFTLEQLLKILVSTRQEISTPDINWEIASLSTVGLSINRLQNEDNYGIKQQKNSNQETIILGAIADGMGGMSQGELASKLAIQTILETPIPPTNQTKEQYQEWLKSLFIQANETVSNQVKEGGTTLSVIFAISQQLIISHVGDSRIYLLRQGEIKQLSQDHSLVAILLASGQITADEISTHPDRNVLTKSIGGKRRLSDDYVQDLRQTTSELTMKLINQDIILLCSDGVWDLVSQTELAENFTNQSNLQTAVNVTINQVLERGAFDNATLLALRCLVSYF, from the coding sequence TTGATAAGATGCGTTTCCCCTGATTTAGAAGATGAATATTATCCAGAAGCAGAAATCATCACCAACACATCAAATCAAAAACTACTACTATTAACCTACCTTCCCCACGAAAATCAAACCTTAGAAACTTGGTTACAAACCGAACATACCTTAGAAGAATCATTATTAATTACCAGCCAAATCTGTCAATTATTCCGCTATTTACATCAAAGACAATGGTGTATTATTAATATAATGCCCCAATTTATGCAAATAGGAAAACCTATCGAATTTTTTGATTTAACTAGCGCCTATCCTGTAGGTGAAAATCTCAATAGTGGCTTAATGGGGAACTATTGCGCCCCCGAATTAGCATACTGTAAATATCCTATTCAAGAAACAATGAGTAGTTATACAGTAGCCGCATTATTATATCATATAATTCACCATCAAAACCTACCTAACGATCCAACTATAGAAATACAAATTAATCCTATTCCTCACCTGTATCAAATCCTAAAAATTTGCCTATCTCCCATCCCCGAAGAAAGATTTACATTAGAACAACTATTAAAAATATTAGTTAGCACCCGTCAAGAAATTAGCACCCCGGATATTAATTGGGAAATAGCCAGTTTGTCTACCGTAGGATTATCAATAAATCGGCTACAAAATGAAGATAACTATGGGATTAAACAACAGAAAAACAGTAATCAAGAAACTATTATTTTAGGTGCGATCGCCGATGGTATGGGGGGAATGTCCCAAGGAGAATTAGCCAGTAAATTAGCAATTCAAACTATATTAGAAACACCCATACCTCCAACAAATCAAACCAAAGAACAATATCAAGAATGGTTAAAATCCTTATTTATCCAAGCTAATGAAACAGTATCTAACCAAGTTAAAGAAGGAGGAACAACCCTCAGCGTAATTTTTGCCATATCCCAACAATTGATCATCAGTCATGTAGGTGATAGTCGTATTTATTTACTACGTCAAGGAGAAATAAAACAACTCAGTCAAGATCATTCTCTCGTTGCCATATTATTAGCTAGTGGACAAATTACAGCAGACGAAATTTCCACACATCCAGATAGAAACGTCCTCACAAAATCCATCGGCGGAAAACGCAGATTAAGCGATGATTACGTTCAAGATTTAAGACAAACAACCTCAGAATTAACGATGAAATTAATAAATCAAGATATCATTTTACTATGTTCTGATGGTGTTTGGGACTTAGTTTCTCAAACTGAACTAGCGGAAAATTTCACCAATCAATCAAACCTACAAACAGCCGTCAATGTTACTATTAACCAAGTCTTAGAACGAGGTGCATTTGATAATGCCACTCTGTTAGCATTACGATGTTTAGTTAGTTATTTTTAG
- the psaA gene encoding photosystem I core protein PsaA, with translation MTISPPEREEKKARVIVDNDPVPTSFEKWAKPGHFERTLAKGPKTTTWIWDLHALAHDFDTHTSDLEDISRKIFSAHFGHLAVVTIWLSGMLFHGAKFSNYEAWLADPLGVKPSAQTVWPIVGQDILNGDMGGGFHGIQITSGLFQVWRGWGITSSFQLYVTAIGGLVLAGLFLFAGWFHYHKRAPKLEWFQNVESMLNHHLSVLLGCGSLGWTGHLIHVSAPVNKLLDAGVAIKDIPLPHEFILNKDLITELYPSFASGLAPFFTLNWGTYADILTFKGGLNPVTGGLWMTDIAHHHLAIAVLFIIAGHMYRTNWGIGHSIKDILENHKGPFTGEGHKGLYENLTTSWHAQLATNLAFLGSLTIIIAHHMYAMPPYPYLATDYATQLCIFTHHIWIGGFLIVGGAAHAAIFMVRDYDPVVNQNNVLDRVIRHRDAIISHLNWVCIFLGFHSFGLYIHNDTMRALGRPQDMFSDAAIQLQPVFAQWVQNLHHLAPGTTAPNALEAVSYVFGGGVLAVGGKVAAAAIPLGTADFMIHHIHAFTIHVTVLILLKGVLYARSSRLIPDKANLGFRFPCDGPGRGGTCQVSGWDHVFLGLFWMYNSLSIVIFHFSWKMQSDVWGTVDDGVVSHITGDNFAQSAITINGWLRDFLWAQATQVINSYGSELSAYGLMFLGAHFVWAFSLMFLFSGRGYWQELIESIVWAHNKLKVAPTIQPRALSITQGRAVGVAHYLLGGIATTWAFFHAHILSVG, from the coding sequence ATGACGATTAGTCCTCCGGAGCGAGAGGAGAAAAAAGCAAGAGTCATCGTTGATAACGATCCTGTACCCACCTCATTTGAGAAATGGGCAAAACCAGGACACTTCGAGAGAACCTTAGCTAAAGGACCAAAAACCACCACCTGGATTTGGGACCTGCACGCCCTCGCCCATGACTTCGATACACATACAAGCGACTTAGAAGACATTTCTCGCAAAATCTTCTCCGCCCACTTTGGCCACTTGGCTGTAGTGACGATTTGGTTAAGCGGAATGTTATTCCACGGCGCTAAGTTCTCCAACTATGAAGCTTGGCTGGCTGATCCATTAGGAGTCAAGCCCAGCGCCCAAACAGTTTGGCCTATTGTGGGACAAGATATTTTAAACGGTGATATGGGCGGTGGTTTCCACGGCATTCAAATCACCTCTGGCTTGTTCCAAGTATGGCGTGGCTGGGGTATCACTAGCTCCTTCCAACTATACGTAACTGCCATTGGCGGCTTAGTATTAGCGGGCTTGTTCCTGTTCGCTGGTTGGTTCCATTACCACAAACGCGCTCCCAAACTGGAATGGTTCCAGAACGTGGAGTCAATGTTGAATCACCACCTATCAGTATTGCTAGGTTGCGGTTCTTTGGGATGGACAGGTCACTTAATCCATGTGTCCGCACCAGTTAACAAGCTATTAGACGCTGGTGTTGCCATTAAGGACATCCCCTTGCCCCATGAGTTCATTTTGAACAAAGACTTAATCACAGAGTTGTATCCCAGCTTTGCTAGTGGTTTAGCACCTTTCTTCACCTTGAACTGGGGAACTTATGCTGACATTCTGACCTTCAAAGGCGGATTGAACCCAGTAACAGGCGGTTTGTGGATGACTGACATTGCTCATCACCACTTGGCGATCGCTGTATTGTTCATCATCGCCGGTCATATGTACCGCACCAACTGGGGTATCGGTCACAGCATCAAAGATATCCTAGAAAACCACAAAGGTCCCTTCACTGGTGAAGGCCACAAAGGTCTTTACGAAAACCTGACCACCTCTTGGCACGCTCAGTTGGCTACCAACCTGGCCTTCTTGGGTTCTTTGACAATCATCATCGCGCATCATATGTACGCGATGCCCCCCTATCCATACTTGGCAACTGACTACGCTACACAGTTGTGTATCTTCACTCACCATATTTGGATCGGTGGCTTCTTGATTGTTGGTGGTGCTGCTCACGCAGCGATCTTCATGGTGCGTGATTATGATCCCGTTGTTAACCAAAACAACGTATTGGATCGCGTGATTCGTCACCGTGATGCTATCATCTCTCACCTCAACTGGGTTTGTATTTTCCTCGGCTTCCACAGCTTTGGTTTGTACATCCACAACGACACCATGCGAGCATTGGGTCGTCCCCAAGATATGTTCTCTGACGCTGCAATTCAATTGCAACCAGTGTTTGCTCAGTGGGTACAAAACTTACACCACTTAGCACCAGGAACAACCGCACCTAACGCTCTAGAAGCAGTAAGTTATGTGTTTGGCGGTGGTGTGTTAGCTGTAGGCGGAAAAGTAGCTGCTGCTGCAATTCCTTTAGGTACAGCCGACTTCATGATTCACCACATTCACGCCTTCACCATTCACGTGACTGTGCTGATTCTGCTTAAAGGTGTATTGTACGCTCGCAGTTCTCGTTTGATTCCAGACAAAGCTAACTTGGGCTTCCGCTTCCCTTGCGACGGTCCAGGCCGTGGTGGTACTTGCCAAGTTTCTGGTTGGGACCATGTGTTCTTGGGACTGTTCTGGATGTATAACTCCTTGTCAATTGTAATTTTCCATTTCAGTTGGAAAATGCAGTCTGATGTATGGGGTACAGTGGATGATGGTGTGGTAAGTCATATCACAGGTGACAACTTTGCACAAAGTGCTATCACCATCAACGGTTGGTTACGTGACTTCCTGTGGGCGCAAGCTACACAAGTAATCAACTCCTACGGTAGTGAACTGTCCGCTTACGGACTCATGTTCTTAGGCGCTCACTTCGTTTGGGCATTTAGCTTAATGTTCCTGTTCAGTGGTCGTGGCTACTGGCAAGAATTAATTGAGTCCATCGTCTGGGCGCATAATAAACTGAAAGTAGCTCCTACTATTCAACCCCGTGCATTGAGCATCACTCAAGGTCGGGCAGTAGGTGTAGCTCACTATCTACTCGGAGGAATTGCTACTACTTGGGCATTCTTCCATGCACATATCCTTTCAGTAGGTTAA
- a CDS encoding DUF4089 domain-containing protein, giving the protein MKNQTFNTQEYIKQTSLLLKLKINQEYEPGVIKNFESITTIAEIINNFPLPEEIEISPIFEP; this is encoded by the coding sequence ATGAAAAATCAAACATTTAACACCCAAGAATACATCAAACAAACTTCCTTATTGCTAAAACTAAAAATTAATCAAGAATATGAACCAGGAGTTATAAAAAACTTTGAAAGCATCACAACCATAGCAGAAATAATAAATAATTTTCCCTTACCAGAAGAAATTGAAATATCCCCCATATTTGAACCATGA
- the glsA gene encoding glutaminase A: MGKLEDININHLSLWVQQAKTLAAQGSVIQRIPILSVANPYWFAVHICCQSGENYTLGDNACIFPLMSVIKPFSFLYLLEHLGTENVLNWVGVEPSAMPFNSLEQLMTDSGKPRNPMINSGAITLADKLPGKNGNHRTQLFCQWLNKLAGSQLYLDLEMLASVRATRSQINVAIAQYLYQTQHIENIELALDTYEQICCISGTVEDLAKLGKLLACASSFISSQHRQIVNAVMLTCGLYEASPQYAVKIGLPIKSGISGALITIVPGQGAIASYSPALDSIGNSVAGLTLMETLSQNLQLSIFS; encoded by the coding sequence TTGGGTAAACTCGAAGACATCAATATAAATCATTTATCTCTCTGGGTTCAACAAGCGAAAACCCTAGCAGCACAAGGAAGTGTTATTCAACGCATCCCCATTTTATCTGTAGCTAACCCTTATTGGTTTGCTGTTCATATCTGCTGTCAGTCAGGAGAAAATTACACTTTGGGAGATAACGCTTGTATATTTCCTTTGATGAGTGTTATTAAACCTTTTTCTTTCCTATATCTGTTGGAACATTTAGGAACGGAAAATGTTTTAAACTGGGTTGGTGTTGAACCTTCAGCAATGCCTTTTAATTCTTTAGAACAGTTAATGACTGATAGTGGAAAACCCCGCAACCCGATGATTAATAGTGGTGCTATTACTTTAGCTGATAAGTTACCAGGTAAAAATGGAAATCATCGCACTCAGTTGTTTTGTCAGTGGTTGAATAAATTAGCAGGTAGTCAACTATATTTAGATTTAGAAATGTTGGCTTCTGTGCGTGCTACTCGTTCTCAGATAAATGTGGCGATCGCTCAATATCTCTACCAAACTCAACACATTGAAAATATTGAATTGGCTCTTGACACTTATGAACAAATATGCTGTATTTCTGGCACGGTGGAAGATTTAGCGAAATTAGGAAAACTCCTAGCTTGTGCAAGCAGTTTCATAAGTTCCCAACATCGCCAAATTGTTAACGCTGTAATGTTAACTTGTGGACTATATGAAGCTTCTCCCCAATATGCAGTCAAAATTGGTTTACCCATAAAATCGGGTATTAGTGGAGCATTGATCACAATAGTACCAGGTCAAGGGGCGATCGCCAGCTACAGTCCCGCTTTAGATAGTATAGGCAATTCTGTAGCTGGTCTGACCTTGATGGAAACTTTATCCCAAAATTTGCAACTGAGTATTTTTAGTTAA
- a CDS encoding protein kinase domain-containing protein: MQCPTCLTDNLDHAMSCIACGTPLTPHSPTSNLHLTPGTLIGNGRYRIENILGQGGFGITYAATYLQNSAKVAIKELWPENAARQGNTVLWPMSITPVQRQQQLQKFQIEANYLQKCVHPNIAKIYEYFLENNTAYMIMELLVGKSLDQILATEGILAENRVKHYFLQIADALKVIHSHNLLHRDIKPENIIIVDPDQAVLIDFGAAREFIANQTGDMTRILTPGYAPYEQYIQKSKRFPGTDFYALCASMYELLTGKLPTEATERASAFLQNSALNTLNTLNTLVDPLIPPRQLRPNLSPLIEKVILTGMQFRIEDRFQTADELIAALKGKFISPQHQRAKELVKQGKLNDAAQAYQKYLSVEPENGEAAIELALLQIHIDEQQAEIAAQNAIKLQANDGRGYGVLGLINCRQNNWQEAVKNLQIAVNLSPNETWIQANYAWALAKSGNLAAAEKIINQVLQIQPNCTFALSLQSWIYVQQQQWKLAIRTATQAIFKLNNQLQNQLNHHEKQLQTNLQNSLYSYLILALEKAVVTKQANDVERRIAEFIQQSPNSSIAWGFKGWKQAKQYLWQDALISFEKATHQTSIPGWVLLNYAITQENLKNYQNAIQIYENYLQTFPIIAFPCFRLGTLYAQIGVWDQAKLYLEKAIKYNANLQKHIII; encoded by the coding sequence ATGCAATGTCCCACCTGTCTCACCGATAACTTAGATCATGCCATGAGTTGTATTGCTTGCGGTACACCTTTAACCCCCCATTCCCCTACATCAAATCTGCATTTAACCCCAGGAACATTAATTGGCAATGGCAGATATAGAATAGAAAACATCTTAGGACAAGGTGGGTTTGGTATTACTTATGCGGCAACATATCTACAAAACTCCGCCAAAGTTGCCATCAAAGAACTATGGCCAGAAAATGCCGCCAGACAAGGTAATACAGTTTTGTGGCCAATGTCAATCACTCCCGTACAGCGTCAACAACAACTGCAAAAATTCCAAATAGAAGCCAACTATTTACAAAAATGTGTACATCCAAATATCGCTAAAATTTATGAATATTTCCTAGAAAATAACACTGCATACATGATCATGGAATTACTGGTTGGTAAATCCTTAGATCAGATATTAGCAACAGAAGGAATATTAGCAGAAAATCGAGTTAAACATTATTTTCTGCAAATTGCTGACGCTTTAAAAGTAATTCACAGTCATAATTTATTACATCGAGATATCAAACCGGAAAATATTATCATTGTAGATCCAGATCAAGCCGTATTAATTGACTTTGGTGCAGCTAGAGAATTTATTGCCAATCAAACTGGAGATATGACTAGAATCTTAACACCGGGATATGCACCCTATGAACAATATATTCAAAAAAGTAAACGTTTCCCCGGTACTGATTTTTACGCTTTATGTGCATCAATGTATGAATTACTAACAGGAAAATTACCAACCGAAGCCACAGAAAGAGCTAGTGCATTTTTACAAAACAGTGCGTTAAATACATTAAATACATTAAATACATTAGTAGATCCATTAATTCCACCGCGACAACTTCGCCCTAATTTAAGTCCTTTAATAGAAAAAGTCATATTAACAGGAATGCAATTTAGAATAGAAGATAGATTTCAAACTGCTGATGAATTAATAGCAGCCCTCAAAGGTAAATTTATTTCTCCCCAGCATCAAAGGGCTAAAGAATTAGTGAAACAAGGTAAATTAAATGATGCAGCCCAAGCATATCAAAAATATTTATCAGTTGAACCAGAAAACGGAGAAGCAGCGATAGAACTAGCATTATTACAAATACATATTGATGAACAACAAGCAGAAATAGCCGCCCAAAATGCTATTAAATTACAAGCAAATGATGGCAGAGGATATGGAGTTTTAGGATTGATTAATTGCCGTCAAAATAATTGGCAAGAAGCAGTTAAAAATTTACAAATAGCTGTTAATTTATCTCCTAATGAAACTTGGATACAAGCTAATTATGCTTGGGCATTAGCTAAGTCTGGTAATTTAGCAGCAGCCGAAAAAATAATAAATCAAGTATTACAAATACAGCCAAATTGTACTTTTGCTTTAAGTTTACAATCATGGATATATGTACAGCAACAACAATGGAAGTTAGCTATTCGTACCGCTACACAAGCAATATTTAAACTAAATAATCAATTACAAAATCAGCTAAATCATCATGAAAAGCAATTACAAACTAACTTACAAAATAGTTTATATAGTTATCTAATTCTTGCTTTAGAAAAAGCCGTTGTTACTAAACAAGCTAATGACGTAGAGAGAAGAATTGCCGAATTTATTCAGCAATCTCCTAATAGTAGCATAGCTTGGGGTTTCAAAGGTTGGAAACAAGCAAAGCAATATTTATGGCAAGATGCACTGATCAGTTTTGAAAAAGCTACTCATCAAACATCTATTCCTGGTTGGGTATTACTTAATTATGCCATTACTCAAGAGAACTTAAAGAATTATCAAAATGCTATTCAAATATATGAAAATTATTTACAAACATTTCCCATTATAGCCTTTCCTTGTTTTCGTCTTGGTACTTTATACGCCCAAATAGGAGTATGGGATCAGGCTAAATTATATTTAGAAAAAGCCATTAAATATAATGCTAATTTGCAGAAGCATATCATAATTTAG
- the ilvD gene encoding dihydroxy-acid dehydratase, which yields MAENLRSKVVTQGVQRSPNRAMLRAVGFQDEDFNKAIVGIANGYSTITPCNMGINKLAQRAEIGVREAGAMPQIFGTITISDGISMGTEGMKYSLVSREVIADSIETACSGQSMDGVLAIGGCDKNMPGAMLAMARMNIPAIFVYGGTIKPGKYDGQDLTVVSSFEAVGQHSAGKINEEELLAVERNACPGAGSCGGMFTANTMSSAFEAMGMSIPYSSTMAAEDEEKAESTAKSAAVLVEAIRKQILPRQIITRKSIENAISVIMAVGGSTNAVLHFLAIARAAGVELTLDDFETIRGRVPVICDLKPSGRYVATDLHKAGGIPQVMKMLLVHGLLHGDCLTISGQTVAEVLADIPDEPSPDQDVIRPWHNPMYAQGHLAILKGNLATEGAVAKITGVKKPAITGPARVFESEESCLDAILAGKIKAGDVVIVRYEGPKGGPGMREMLAPTSAIIGAGLGDSVGLITDGRFSGGTYGMVVGHVAPEAAVGGNIALVEEGDSITIDANARLLQINVSDEELARRRANWQPRPPRYTKGVLAKYAKLVASSSVGAVTDLDLFAN from the coding sequence ATGGCAGAAAATTTAAGAAGTAAAGTAGTTACTCAAGGGGTGCAGCGATCGCCTAACCGGGCTATGTTACGGGCAGTTGGTTTCCAAGATGAAGATTTTAACAAAGCCATTGTCGGTATTGCCAATGGTTACAGCACCATCACCCCATGTAATATGGGGATTAACAAACTCGCCCAAAGAGCAGAAATTGGTGTCAGAGAAGCGGGTGCAATGCCCCAGATTTTCGGTACTATTACCATCAGTGATGGTATTTCAATGGGAACAGAAGGGATGAAATATTCCCTAGTTTCACGGGAAGTCATCGCCGATTCTATCGAAACCGCTTGTAGTGGGCAAAGTATGGACGGTGTGCTGGCCATTGGTGGTTGTGATAAAAATATGCCCGGTGCTATGTTGGCAATGGCACGCATGAACATCCCCGCCATATTTGTATATGGTGGCACAATCAAACCCGGAAAATATGACGGTCAAGACTTAACCGTTGTCAGTTCTTTTGAAGCTGTAGGTCAACACAGCGCCGGTAAAATTAACGAAGAAGAACTTTTAGCAGTAGAACGTAACGCTTGTCCCGGTGCTGGTTCTTGCGGAGGAATGTTTACAGCTAACACCATGTCCTCAGCCTTTGAAGCAATGGGCATGAGTATACCCTATTCCTCCACAATGGCGGCAGAAGATGAAGAAAAAGCCGAAAGTACCGCCAAATCAGCAGCCGTTTTAGTAGAAGCTATCCGTAAGCAAATATTACCCCGGCAAATTATCACCCGTAAATCTATAGAAAACGCCATTTCTGTAATTATGGCTGTGGGTGGTTCTACCAATGCAGTTTTACATTTTCTGGCGATCGCCCGTGCCGCAGGTGTAGAACTGACATTAGACGACTTTGAAACCATTCGCGGCCGTGTTCCTGTCATCTGTGACTTAAAACCCAGTGGTAGATATGTAGCCACAGACTTACACAAAGCCGGTGGTATTCCCCAAGTCATGAAAATGCTCTTAGTTCATGGCCTGTTACATGGTGATTGTCTCACCATCTCAGGACAAACTGTAGCCGAAGTTTTAGCAGATATCCCTGACGAACCATCACCAGATCAAGATGTGATTCGTCCTTGGCATAACCCCATGTATGCTCAAGGACACCTAGCCATTCTCAAAGGCAACCTTGCTACTGAAGGTGCAGTTGCCAAAATTACCGGGGTGAAAAAACCTGCTATCACAGGACCTGCGAGAGTATTTGAATCAGAAGAATCTTGTTTAGATGCCATTTTAGCAGGGAAAATCAAAGCTGGGGATGTGGTAATTGTCCGTTACGAAGGACCAAAAGGCGGACCAGGAATGCGGGAAATGCTCGCTCCCACCTCTGCTATTATTGGTGCAGGTTTAGGCGACTCCGTGGGTTTAATCACCGATGGGCGTTTTTCTGGTGGTACTTACGGGATGGTAGTTGGTCACGTTGCCCCAGAAGCCGCAGTTGGTGGTAATATCGCTTTGGTAGAAGAAGGTGATAGCATCACCATTGACGCTAATGCGCGGTTATTACAGATCAATGTATCTGATGAAGAATTAGCCCGTCGTCGTGCCAACTGGCAACCCCGTCCACCCCGCTATACTAAAGGTGTGTTAGCTAAATATGCCAAACTCGTAGCCTCTAGTAGTGTCGGCGCAGTTACAGATTTAGATTTATTCGCTAATTGA
- a CDS encoding AtzE family amidohydrolase codes for MNDAVNIAENILSGKISAIEVTQTALAKIAARNLELNCFTEITTETALKDAANIDQEIAKGKNPGILAGVPFAVKNLFDVAGLTTLAGAKINAENSPATQDATAITRLKKAGAVLVGALNMDEYAYGFVTENAHYGTTYNPYDLQRIAGGSSGGSAAAVAGGLVPFSLGSDTNGSIRVPAALCGILGFKPTYGRLCRAGVKLFSSSLDHIGHFATSVRDIATIFDVLQGEDEQDPVCTKRPIDLCLPQINNDISGIKIAIADDYFTQKAEPAALAAVAKVAHALNVTEYVTIPEAEIARAAAFVITACEGANLHLEKLKSRPQDFDPATRDRFLAGALIPNSWYIQAQRFRRWYRDQVRAIFENVDIIIAPTTPIPAPLIGQKTMILDGEEIIVRPHLGLFTQPLSFIGLPVLSVPIKEKNSLPLGVQLIAAPYNEALILRVAAFLEAQGIISGGLRS; via the coding sequence ATGAATGACGCTGTAAACATAGCTGAAAATATCTTATCTGGTAAAATTAGCGCCATCGAAGTTACTCAAACAGCGTTAGCAAAAATTGCTGCTAGAAACCTGGAATTAAACTGTTTTACCGAAATTACCACAGAAACAGCTTTAAAAGATGCGGCAAATATTGACCAAGAAATTGCTAAAGGTAAAAATCCTGGTATATTAGCTGGTGTACCTTTTGCTGTAAAAAATTTATTTGATGTTGCTGGTTTAACAACTTTAGCAGGGGCAAAAATTAACGCCGAAAATTCACCCGCTACCCAAGATGCAACTGCTATTACTAGGTTGAAAAAAGCAGGTGCGGTGTTAGTGGGTGCGTTGAATATGGATGAATATGCTTATGGGTTTGTTACTGAAAACGCCCATTATGGTACTACTTATAACCCCTATGACTTACAACGAATAGCGGGAGGTTCTTCTGGTGGTTCTGCTGCTGCGGTTGCTGGGGGTTTAGTTCCTTTTTCTTTAGGTTCAGATACGAATGGTTCTATTCGTGTTCCTGCGGCTTTATGTGGTATTTTGGGTTTTAAACCTACTTATGGCAGGTTATGCCGTGCAGGTGTAAAATTATTTTCTAGCAGTTTAGATCATATCGGACATTTTGCAACTTCTGTGAGAGATATTGCGACAATATTTGATGTTTTACAAGGTGAAGATGAGCAAGATCCGGTTTGTACAAAACGTCCTATTGATTTATGTTTACCACAAATAAATAATGATATTTCTGGGATTAAAATTGCGATCGCAGATGATTATTTTACCCAAAAAGCAGAACCAGCAGCTTTAGCAGCAGTAGCAAAAGTTGCTCATGCTTTAAATGTGACTGAATATGTCACAATACCAGAAGCGGAAATAGCTCGTGCTGCGGCGTTTGTAATTACAGCTTGTGAAGGTGCAAATCTGCATTTAGAAAAATTAAAATCCCGTCCGCAAGATTTTGATCCAGCAACGCGAGATAGATTTTTAGCTGGTGCTTTAATTCCTAATTCCTGGTATATCCAAGCTCAACGTTTTAGAAGATGGTATAGAGATCAAGTGAGGGCAATATTTGAAAATGTAGATATAATTATTGCCCCAACAACTCCAATTCCTGCCCCATTAATTGGACAAAAAACGATGATTTTAGATGGTGAAGAAATTATTGTCCGTCCACATTTAGGGCTGTTTACTCAACCATTGTCTTTTATTGGTTTACCGGTTTTATCAGTACCAATTAAGGAGAAAAATTCTCTACCTTTAGGAGTACAATTAATAGCTGCACCCTATAATGAAGCTTTAATTTTACGAGTTGCGGCATTTTTGGAAGCACAGGGTATTATTTCTGGTGGGTTACGTTCCTAA